In the Micromonospora narathiwatensis genome, one interval contains:
- a CDS encoding helix-turn-helix domain-containing protein, whose translation MSVMSSPVEFLELLAREAAAVEFEGPLVAARAAGLPAERLAELEQAKVVALRVRALLERRRRRETELSGLYDTASDLAGLRDLDDVLRAIVHRARILLGTDVAYMTLNDEERGDTYMRVTDGSISARFQRLRLEMGDGLGGLVAQTGTPYVTANYQEDARFRHTGEIDDGVGEEGLVAILGVPLRLGSSVIGVLYAANRSARPFAREEVSLLVSLAAHAAVAIDTARLLAETRSALAELSAANSTIRAHSSSVERAAAAHDRMTGLVVRGGGMEDVAAAVTDVLGGALLALDAEGRRLARVGEIEEPDRADMVEAVAASRTEGRSVRRGPLWYAAVVAGAENLGALVLRPDGELVDADQRILERAALVTALLLLFRRTVAEAEGRVRGELLDDLIARPLRDTDALRSRARRLGVDLDAPHVLVAVGDDAIAATGSARQRVLSWATTYASTRGGLAAARDGRVVLMLPGRDAGGAARAVARDLSRVTGRPVTAGASGPSTGPASLATAFAEAERCLTALGALGRAGQGASTAELGFVGLLLGAVGDSGDRDVAGFLTATVGPVVDYDARRGTALVKTLEAYFGMGGSLARAAELLHVHVNTVTQRLERVGQLLGADWQKPERALEVQLALRLHRLRTPAD comes from the coding sequence ATGTCGGTCATGTCGTCGCCGGTCGAGTTCCTGGAACTGCTGGCCCGGGAGGCCGCCGCGGTCGAGTTCGAAGGGCCGCTGGTCGCGGCCCGGGCCGCCGGCCTGCCGGCCGAGCGGCTGGCCGAGTTGGAGCAGGCGAAGGTGGTGGCGCTGCGGGTCCGCGCGCTGCTGGAGCGCCGGCGCCGCCGGGAGACCGAGCTGTCCGGCCTGTACGACACGGCCAGCGACCTGGCCGGGCTGCGCGACCTGGACGACGTGCTGCGGGCGATCGTGCACCGGGCCCGGATCCTGCTCGGCACCGACGTGGCGTACATGACGCTCAACGACGAGGAGCGCGGCGACACGTACATGCGGGTCACCGACGGCTCGATCTCGGCGCGGTTCCAGCGGCTGCGGCTGGAGATGGGCGACGGCCTGGGCGGGCTGGTGGCCCAGACCGGCACCCCGTACGTCACCGCCAACTACCAGGAGGACGCCCGTTTCCGGCACACCGGGGAGATCGACGACGGGGTCGGCGAGGAGGGCCTGGTGGCCATCCTCGGCGTACCGCTGCGGCTCGGGTCCAGCGTGATCGGCGTGCTGTACGCGGCCAACCGGTCGGCCCGCCCGTTCGCCCGGGAGGAGGTGTCGCTGCTGGTCTCCCTCGCGGCGCACGCGGCGGTGGCGATCGACACCGCCCGGCTGCTCGCGGAGACCCGCTCGGCGCTGGCGGAGCTCTCGGCCGCGAACAGCACGATCCGGGCGCACAGCAGCTCGGTGGAGCGGGCCGCCGCCGCGCACGACCGGATGACCGGCCTGGTGGTACGCGGCGGCGGGATGGAGGACGTGGCGGCGGCGGTCACCGACGTGCTCGGCGGGGCGCTGCTGGCGCTGGACGCCGAGGGGCGCCGGCTGGCCCGGGTGGGCGAGATCGAGGAGCCGGACCGGGCGGACATGGTGGAGGCGGTGGCCGCGTCCCGTACCGAGGGGCGCAGCGTCCGCCGGGGTCCGCTCTGGTACGCCGCGGTGGTGGCCGGCGCGGAGAACCTGGGCGCGCTGGTGCTGCGCCCGGACGGCGAGCTGGTCGACGCCGACCAGCGGATTCTGGAGCGGGCCGCGCTGGTGACCGCGCTGCTGCTGCTGTTCCGGCGGACGGTGGCGGAGGCGGAGGGACGGGTCCGGGGCGAGCTGCTGGACGACCTGATCGCCCGACCGCTGCGGGACACCGACGCGCTGCGCAGCCGGGCCCGCCGGCTCGGGGTGGACCTGGACGCCCCGCACGTGCTGGTGGCGGTCGGCGACGATGCCATCGCCGCGACCGGCTCGGCCCGGCAGCGGGTGCTCTCCTGGGCCACCACGTACGCCTCGACCCGGGGCGGCCTGGCCGCGGCGCGGGACGGCCGGGTGGTGCTGATGCTGCCCGGCAGGGACGCCGGCGGCGCGGCGCGCGCGGTGGCCCGCGACCTGTCCCGGGTCACCGGCCGGCCGGTGACCGCCGGGGCGAGCGGGCCGTCGACCGGCCCGGCGTCGCTGGCCACCGCGTTCGCCGAGGCGGAACGCTGCCTGACCGCGCTGGGCGCGCTGGGCCGCGCCGGCCAGGGCGCGAGCACGGCCGAGCTGGGTTTCGTCGGGCTGCTGCTGGGCGCGGTCGGCGACTCGGGCGACCGGGACGTGGCCGGGTTCCTCACCGCGACGGTGGGACCGGTGGTCGACTACGACGCCCGCCGGGGCACCGCGCTGGTGAAGACGTTGGAGGCGTACTTCGGGATGGGCGGCAGCCTGGCCCGCGCGGCCGAGCTGCTACACGTACACGTCAACACGGTGACCCAGCGGCTGGAGCGGGTCGGGCAGCTGCTCGGCGCGGACTGGCAGAAGCCGGAGCGGGCGCTGGAGGTGCAGTTGGCGCTGCGGCTGCACCGGCTGCGCACACCCGCCGACTGA
- a CDS encoding 3-hydroxybutyrate dehydrogenase, translating into MTAEPVAVPHVVRVDLSGRNALVTGGGSGIGRACALRLAAAGAAVLVVDRNAEAAKAVAAEAGGRAEGIDLADAAAVDRLDANMDIVVNNAGLQHVAPVQEFSTERFEYLHRVMVEAPFLLIRRALPHMYAQGWGRIVNISSVHGLRASPYKAAYVSAKHALEGLSKVVALEGAAHGVTANCINPAYVRTALVESQIADQAATHGIGEDEVVEKIMLARAAIKRLIEPEEVAELVAYLCAPPAAFITGASIALDGGWTAN; encoded by the coding sequence ATGACGGCAGAACCCGTGGCGGTCCCCCACGTCGTACGCGTCGACCTGTCCGGTCGTAACGCCCTGGTGACCGGTGGTGGCAGCGGCATCGGACGGGCCTGCGCCCTGCGCCTGGCGGCCGCCGGCGCGGCCGTGCTGGTGGTCGACCGCAACGCGGAGGCGGCCAAGGCGGTGGCCGCCGAGGCGGGCGGCCGGGCCGAGGGCATCGACCTGGCCGACGCGGCGGCGGTGGACCGGCTCGACGCGAACATGGACATCGTGGTCAACAACGCCGGGTTGCAGCACGTCGCGCCGGTGCAGGAGTTCTCCACCGAGCGCTTCGAGTACCTGCACCGGGTGATGGTGGAGGCGCCGTTCCTGCTGATCCGGCGGGCCCTGCCGCACATGTACGCGCAGGGCTGGGGCCGGATCGTCAACATCTCCTCGGTGCACGGGCTGCGCGCCTCGCCCTACAAGGCGGCGTACGTGTCGGCCAAGCACGCCCTGGAGGGGCTGTCGAAGGTGGTGGCGCTGGAGGGCGCCGCGCACGGGGTGACCGCCAACTGCATCAACCCGGCGTACGTGCGGACGGCGCTGGTGGAGAGCCAGATCGCCGACCAGGCCGCCACGCACGGCATCGGCGAGGACGAGGTGGTCGAGAAGATCATGCTGGCCCGGGCGGCGATCAAGCGGCTGATCGAGCCGGAGGAAGTGGCGGAGTTGGTCGCGTACCTCTGCGCGCCGCCGGCCGCGTTCATCACCGGTGCCTCGATCGCCCTCGACGGGGGCTGGACGGCCAACTAG